A single Epinephelus fuscoguttatus linkage group LG13, E.fuscoguttatus.final_Chr_v1 DNA region contains:
- the LOC125899497 gene encoding uncharacterized protein LOC125899497 isoform X2 yields the protein MNDRFSLNKIDSALFQLALHSREVSQKKNEIDQRITVCRADIAKKRSHNEAVQNNIKKLKDEIRMKQSAVNGGNVKREVYKERITTSWKKFQSQKEYFYQNPLAQKLLKLQAENEETKCSIKACDDQIKITEKELDNLTGPEVDSASNEKLPDSVPGQQPIGAEKQLDPQTEEESSSSIDISSLNLNQTKVQCATVSSPPPEEESSEQWSCYPLDEQMQSDEMHTEVQEQEPGQEDQVLQSTASGVEGAIEERAALDEGQAPSEEDEGLAAFPQSSPQETIPRPSPAEMTAVPSTPTFRFAFSPDSPPRKGPSDTKSPAFLFSLNSEPSTPGFSGFGFDFSSSQDEETSFAFSGSLFNVKKTTESKSSTCPEFLFGQPEQGEDFKFIFSSKSPEATNKDNTRDEFPFSFNF from the exons ATGAACGACCGGTTTTCACTGAATAAAATCGACAGTGCCCTCTTTCAGCTTG CTCTTCATAGTCGGGAGGTTTCCCAAAAGAAGAATGAAATCGACCAACGAATTACAG TTTGTAGAGCTGACATTGCCAAGAAGAGATCTCATAATGAAGCAGTGCAAAACAATATAAAGAAACTAAAGGATGAAATCAGGATGAAGCAGAGTGCAGTGAATGGGGGGAATGTTAAAAG GGAAGTCTACAAAGAGAGAATCACTACCTCCTGGAAGAAATTCCAGTCACAAAAGGAGTATTTTTACCAAAATCCCCTCGCTCAAAAGCTCCTCAAGCTGCAGGCTGAAAATGAGGAGACAAAGTGTAGTATCAAGGCTTGTGATGACCAAATAAAAATCACAGAGAAGGAGCTGGACAATCTCACCG GTCCAGAGGTTGATTCTGCCTCAAATGAGAAACTACCAGACAG TGTTCCAGGCCAGCAgcccataggagcagagaaacaATTAGACCCtcagacagaagaggagagtAGTTCTTCCATTGATATTTCTTCACTTAATCTCAACCAGACCAAG GTGCAGTGCGCTACTGTCAGCAGCCCTCCCCCAGAAGAGGAAAGCAGTGAGCAGTGGTCATGTTATCCATTGGATG AGCAAATGCAGTCAGATGAGATGCACACTGAGGTGCAGGAACAGGAGCCTGGACAAGAGGACCAAGTATTG CAATCTACAGCATCAGGCGTGGAGGGGGCGATAGAAGAACGAGCAGCTTTAGATGAAGGGCAGGCGCCGAGTGAAGAGGACGAGGGACTCGCTGCTTTTCCTCAGTCATCACCTCAAGAAACGATTCCTCGACCCTCCCCGGCAGAAATGACAGCTGTGCCTTCAACCCCGACATTCAGATTTGC CTTTAGCCCTGACAGCCCCCCACGTAAAGGCCCCTCTGATACCAAATCTCCAGCTTTCCTGTTCTCTCTGAACTCTGAGCCCAGCACCCCGGGCTTCTCTGGCTTTGGATTTGACTTCAGCTCGTCACAGGATGAG GAGACGTCTTTCGCTTTTAGCGGCTCTCTTTTCAATGTGAAG AAAACCACAGAATCGAAGTCCTCAACAT GTCCTGAGTTCCTGTTCGGCCAACCAGAGCAAGGTGAAGACTTCAAGTTTATCTTTAGCTCCAAGAGCCCTGAGGCCACTAACAAAGATAACACCAGGGATGagtttccattttcattcaacTTTTGA
- the LOC125899497 gene encoding uncharacterized protein LOC125899497 isoform X1 codes for MNDRFSLNKIDSALFQLALHSREVSQKKNEIDQRITVCRADIAKKRSHNEAVQNNIKKLKDEIRMKQSAVNGGNVKSKKATHSLLLQYNQTLRAELDNRKITYNSDMEVYKERITTSWKKFQSQKEYFYQNPLAQKLLKLQAENEETKCSIKACDDQIKITEKELDNLTGPEVDSASNEKLPDSVPGQQPIGAEKQLDPQTEEESSSSIDISSLNLNQTKVQCATVSSPPPEEESSEQWSCYPLDEQMQSDEMHTEVQEQEPGQEDQVLQSTASGVEGAIEERAALDEGQAPSEEDEGLAAFPQSSPQETIPRPSPAEMTAVPSTPTFRFAFSPDSPPRKGPSDTKSPAFLFSLNSEPSTPGFSGFGFDFSSSQDEETSFAFSGSLFNVKKTTESKSSTCPEFLFGQPEQGEDFKFIFSSKSPEATNKDNTRDEFPFSFNF; via the exons ATGAACGACCGGTTTTCACTGAATAAAATCGACAGTGCCCTCTTTCAGCTTG CTCTTCATAGTCGGGAGGTTTCCCAAAAGAAGAATGAAATCGACCAACGAATTACAG TTTGTAGAGCTGACATTGCCAAGAAGAGATCTCATAATGAAGCAGTGCAAAACAATATAAAGAAACTAAAGGATGAAATCAGGATGAAGCAGAGTGCAGTGAATGGGGGGAATGTTAAAAG CAAGAAGGCGACTCACAGCCTGCTTCTTCAGTATAACCAGACACTGAGAGCAGAACTGGACAACAGAAAAATCACTTACAACAGTGACAT GGAAGTCTACAAAGAGAGAATCACTACCTCCTGGAAGAAATTCCAGTCACAAAAGGAGTATTTTTACCAAAATCCCCTCGCTCAAAAGCTCCTCAAGCTGCAGGCTGAAAATGAGGAGACAAAGTGTAGTATCAAGGCTTGTGATGACCAAATAAAAATCACAGAGAAGGAGCTGGACAATCTCACCG GTCCAGAGGTTGATTCTGCCTCAAATGAGAAACTACCAGACAG TGTTCCAGGCCAGCAgcccataggagcagagaaacaATTAGACCCtcagacagaagaggagagtAGTTCTTCCATTGATATTTCTTCACTTAATCTCAACCAGACCAAG GTGCAGTGCGCTACTGTCAGCAGCCCTCCCCCAGAAGAGGAAAGCAGTGAGCAGTGGTCATGTTATCCATTGGATG AGCAAATGCAGTCAGATGAGATGCACACTGAGGTGCAGGAACAGGAGCCTGGACAAGAGGACCAAGTATTG CAATCTACAGCATCAGGCGTGGAGGGGGCGATAGAAGAACGAGCAGCTTTAGATGAAGGGCAGGCGCCGAGTGAAGAGGACGAGGGACTCGCTGCTTTTCCTCAGTCATCACCTCAAGAAACGATTCCTCGACCCTCCCCGGCAGAAATGACAGCTGTGCCTTCAACCCCGACATTCAGATTTGC CTTTAGCCCTGACAGCCCCCCACGTAAAGGCCCCTCTGATACCAAATCTCCAGCTTTCCTGTTCTCTCTGAACTCTGAGCCCAGCACCCCGGGCTTCTCTGGCTTTGGATTTGACTTCAGCTCGTCACAGGATGAG GAGACGTCTTTCGCTTTTAGCGGCTCTCTTTTCAATGTGAAG AAAACCACAGAATCGAAGTCCTCAACAT GTCCTGAGTTCCTGTTCGGCCAACCAGAGCAAGGTGAAGACTTCAAGTTTATCTTTAGCTCCAAGAGCCCTGAGGCCACTAACAAAGATAACACCAGGGATGagtttccattttcattcaacTTTTGA